The following nucleotide sequence is from Apium graveolens cultivar Ventura chromosome 4, ASM990537v1, whole genome shotgun sequence.
AAGTTAGAATAACATTGTTATAAGCCCTCACTTCTCTAAGCAAAGAGTATTGATCTCAGATCTTTATTTTAAGTAAGTTAGAGAAGTCATGCTAACGAGCTTGCAAAGCTTGACGATGATTCTTATAATGTGGCATTCTTTACATGTGAACCAAAAAATTTTAAGGATGCTGCAAAAGAAGGAACATCGAGAAAAGCAATGGATGATGAGATTACAACAATAGAGAAGAATCATACATAGAGACTTGTTGATCCTCCTGAAAATAAGAATCTCATAGGACTGAAGTGGGTCTATAAGATAAAATATAATAAAGATGGAACAGTCCAAAAGCACAAAGCAAGATTAGTAGCTAAGGGGTACTTCTCAGCAACTGGAAACTGATTTTactgaaacttttgctccagtagTACGCATGGAGACAATAAGATATGTACTTGCTATTTGTTATATCAAGTATTTCTACGACATGACGACTAGAAGTAGCATGCGACGGGGCCGGACGAATACGTAAGACATGATCATTCAGGTGTCGACATGGACGGCTGCAAGAAGAGAGTCAAAGACGTGTAGAAAGATTCAATAACAAACCTGAAAAATAAGAGATAAGCATCAAAAAAGTGGAGAAGAACGTGGAAGATGGTAAGAGATATGGGAGGAGAAAAAATAGCTAACAAAGGGATAGAGGGCAATTCAAATAAAAAAGAGAGACAACGGCAGGAAGATTAGAGGGGGATAAATTGTAGAAAATACATAGACTAGAGAAAGTCTTCTAGTAGAACACAAAAATACACTACTTCTTACATTGTAATTCAGCTATGTGATTTTGATATAGTGGATCTCTTTTAGGCTGGGCTACAAATCCCACCCGCGGTTTTTATCCTTTATGGGATTTTCCGCGTCACCAAATCCCGGGGTTTTTTACTTGCTATTTTCATTATATTATAATCCTAGTTCTTTCATTAAAAACTTATAAATATATTCTTACCTTTAACACACATAAATTTGGTAAAAAcaattggcgccgtctgtgggaaattGCTAAGAATTTCTACACACCTACATCATGTCCACCAGCGAACCATCACGAAACCCGACAAACACAAAAGGCAACGCTTCCAACAACGAGGAGATGGATGCAACGTTGAAAAAGCTACAATCAGAGATGGAGAAATTGAGATCTGAGAATGAATCCTTGAAGAAGGAAGTTTCCACTGCGATGTCCAAGATGAAAACTGCGAGTAAAAAGACAGTACAAAGTGTTGCTAGGCGATTGAACATGGACGATGCTGAGGAATGGGATCAACCTGAAATAAAAAGGGATGTCGTCATCACAGACCAAGATGGGAACGTCGTAATGACAGACAAGGACACTGAACGCTTTCGAGCGGACAACAATGACACTGAAAGGAAGGAACGAGATTCGGAACGGGAAAGGAGGAGGTCTAGGCACAGGAGATCGAAATCACGAGGCTACATCGCAGAGTCGGTGCAAAAAGAATTACAGAAAGTGAGAGAGATGATTCAACACATACCAGGTGTCCCCAAGCCACTAGAAAAGGCGACGCCCACAAGTTAAGCCGATTCAACCTTTGCTGACAGCATAGCTTTGGATAAAATTCCCAAACGCTTCACAGTGCCGAACATGAAGCTGTACGACAGGTACAGTGATCCACAAGAGTACATTGCACAATACAAACAATGCATGTCCTCGGTACCAATAATACAAGACTTACGGGAGCCTTGCATGTGTAAGAGTTTTGGATCGACATTGTCTGGGCCAGCATTGCAATGGTTTATGTCCTTACCCAATGGGAGCATAAGCACCTTTGCTGACCTGGTGGATGCGTTCAACATTCAATTTTCTAGTAGCAGGATCTTCGAGAAAATAACAAGTGATTTGGATAAGGTTGTGCAGAGGTACAGGGAACCACTACGTGACTACTTGACACGATTCAACAGGGAGAAAGTGACCATCACCAACTGTGACATCCCAACAGCTATCGAAGCATTCAGGGGAGGATTGGAGAGGGGTTCCCCACTGTATGAGGAACTCACAAAATACCCATGTAGGACAATGGATGATGTGCAGGCCAAGGCTATGATATAGGTCAAATTGGAAGAGGATCGAAGGGAAGAGGACGACAAGTACTACCATCCAAGTCAGAAGCTAACCACGATATGAACCAGGGAGTACAAGCCGTACTCCAAAATGACAAGGGAGGAACCATACACGAGGACTAACAGGGATGACAATCGTGTGAATGCGACAAAGGAGTATGCTGATTGGAGAAAAGACCCCAACTTGTCACCAACATATGACAGCTATGGATTCACCATAACACCTTCTGCAATAATGAGAGAATTCACGAGACTAGGTGATGTTGTCAAGTGTCCATCAAAAAGTGACAAGCCAAAGGCCAACCCAAATTCCAAATTGTGGTGTGACTATCATGGAGACTATGGACACAAAGCCTATGAGTGCGTTGCTTTGAGAAGAGAGATATGGTTCCTCCTCAAGAAGGGGTACCTAACTGAGTTCATGTCGAACAACAAGACGACAATAATAAGAAGAGACAGGACACCACCACAAAGAGAAAGAACACCACCAAGGGAACCACCTCCATATCACAAAGTGGTTAATTTCATAGCAGGAGGCTCAGAAGTATGTGGCGAGACCTACTCTCAAGCCAAACGTGCAGCTGGGGAAACGGGTGTGAGAGTGGCAAATGCAGATGTCAAAGAATACAACATTCTAGCTCTAGTGTTTGATGAGAAAGATAGAGGACATGTCAAAGTGCCACAACAAGACAACCTAGTCATATCACTCCCAATTGGTAACTGTCTCATAAAACAAATTCTAGTGGACAACGGGAGTGCTGCAAATATAATGATATTGAGTACACTGAATCAAATAGGATTGGCAGAGAGTGACATGATAAGGAAAACAACTAGACTTGTGGGATTCAGTGGTGAGACAAAGAGAGCCATGGGTGAAATATCACTTTCGATGTATGCACAAGGAGTAAACCTTTTGTAACGGTTTTTGATAATCGACGGGATTGACTCTACTTACATCGTCATAATGGGACGACCTTGGATTCATAATCTAAAAGTAGTACCATCCACATACCATCAAGTGATGAAATTCCCAATACCGTAGGGTGTGCAACAGATTGTTAGAGGCCAGAATACAGCCAGGGAATGCTACAAGACATTCTTAAAGCCTACAATCAGCCATGACACTAAGACAATACATGGGACGTCAATAACAGGTCCAGAAAAGCTAGCAGAAGTGAACCTTTCCACGGGTGAAAAGAAAATGTTGGTAGGAGAGGATTTGTCTCCAAATATTGAAGCTAACTTGGTTCAGTTCCTGTCAACAAATTTGGACGCGTTTGCATGGGAACACGAGGACATTACAGGAATTAGTCCAGACGTGATTACCCATAATTTGAATGTCGATCCACAACATGTCCCAGTACAACAGAAAAGGAGAAAATTTGCCGCTAAAAGAAATAAAATCATAAGTAAAGAAGTTGGACGACTCCTGAAAGAAGGAATGATAAAAGAGGTGGACTACCCTGAGTGGCTTGCGAACGTTGTCATAGTGCAAAAGAAGAATGACAAATGGCGAGTGTGTGTAGATTACACGGACCTGAATGAGGCGTGTCCAAAAGACCCATATCCTTTACCCCACATAGACGTCATGGTAGATGTAACAGCATGACATGAGATGTTGACATTTTTTGACGCGTCAGGTGTCTTTAATTAGATTCAGATGGATCCGTCAGATGCCTAGAAGACAGCTTTTGTGACAGACAGGGGGATATACTGCTACTTGGCCATACCATTTGGATTACGCAATGCTTCAACTACATTTAAACGACTTGTCAACAAAATGTTCAAAAACCAAATTGGACGAACAATGGAAGTATATATTGACGACATGGTGGTCAAGTCAGAAAATGCAGACAACCATGTCAGAGACCTAAATGAGGTGTTTGACATACTGAGACTATACAATATGAAGTTTAACCCATCAAAATGCAACTTTGCAGTGTCGTCATGAAAATTTTTGGGGCACATGGTGACAAGAAGAGGCATAGAAGCCAACCCTGATCAGATTAATGCTATTTTTGAGTAGATTAGCCCAACCAATGTCAAGGACGTGCAGAAGTTGACAGGATGGGTAGCCACACTGAACAGGTTCATCTCTCGTTCCTCAGACCGGTGCAAGATGTTTTATGACGTATTGAGAAAGAACAAGGGGTTTGAATGGACGGACAACATGAACTTGCACTTCAGGAGCTAAAAGCATATCAGACAACACCTCCATTGTTGGCCAAACCAAGTCAAGGTAAAGACCTGTACGTATACCTGTTGGTGACAGATCAAGCTGTAAGTGGAGTTCTAGTGAAGGAAAAGGAAGGTGTCCAACACCCAATCTACTATGTCAGCAAGAGCTTTATAGATGCTGAAACCAGGTACTCTTCTCTTGAAAAATTAGTCCTTGCCCTAACCATGACATCCACAAAATTGAGGCATTATTTCGAATCTCACAAGATACATGTTATGATTAACTTTCCTTTAAGAATGGTTTTGAGCAAACCTGAGCTGACAGGATGGATGGCCAAATGGTCAATCCGACTAAGCTCGTATGACATCTCATATGATGCGAGGACAGCCATCAAGTCACAAGCCTTAGCAGATTTTGTGGTTGATTTCAGTCAAACTCAACTCACACAAGCCGAAGAAGAACTGAAACAAGTGACTTCTCAAGTAGAGATACAACCGTGGACACTTTACATAGACGGGGCTTCCAATGTGAATGGTACAGGTTTGGGACTTGTACTAAAATTGCGACAGGGGGATATAATGGCATATTCAATCTGTTGTGAATTGAACGCTACTAATAATGAGGCCGAGTATGAGGCTTTGATCATAGGTCTCATTACTGTGAAAGACTTGAAGGTTAGATATAATGATGTAAATTGTGATTCACTTTTGATTGTCAATCATGTCAACGGATCTTATGAAGCTAAAGACAATAAAATGATTACTTACCTTGACATTGTAAAATTACTACAGTGTTCTTGTGACACCTTCCACATTCGACAGGTTCCTAGAGAACAAAATACACAAGCTGACGCATTGGCTGGGCTACGAGCTGTCTTCAAAGACTTTGATGTAGAAAATGTCCCTACTTTACACATCAACAAACCAGCCAATGAGAGAATGTTGGAAGTTTCAGAGGTCAATGCCACAAACATCAACCTAGACAACTCCGAAGACGGATGGATAAAAGTCTGTAAGGACTATTTACAACACGGAAAACAACCTGATAGCAGCAATGATGCCAGAGTACTAAGGAGAAAAGCGTCCCGCTTCACCATCTTGGATGATGTATTGTTCAAGAAGTCAGCCACAGGGACACTACGCAGATGTATAGAGAAAAACGAAGCTGGCATGGTGTTAAGAGATGTCCATGAAGGTGACTGTGGTAACCACAACAATGGTAGGAATCTCTCGCTAAAAATACTGCGTATGGGCTATTATTGGCCAACACTGAGACGAGATGCACTAGACTATACAAAGAAATGTGACGCCTGCCAAAGACATGCTCCCATTGGGCATCAGCCATCAGAATTCCTACACCCGTCTATACCATCATGGTCATTCATGAAGTGGGGAATGGATATCATGGGAAA
It contains:
- the LOC141719306 gene encoding uncharacterized protein LOC141719306, producing MKLYDRYSDPQEYIAQYKQCMSSVPIIQDLREPCMCKSFGSTLSGPALQWFMSLPNGSISTFADLVDAFNIQFSSSRIFEKITSDLDKVVQRYREPLRDYLTRFNREKVTITNCDIPTAIEAFRGGLERGSPLYEELTKYPCRTMDDVQAKAMI
- the LOC141719307 gene encoding uncharacterized protein LOC141719307 translates to MDGQHELALQELKAYQTTPPLLAKPSQGKDLYVYLLVTDQAVSGVLVKEKEGVQHPIYYVSKSFIDAETRYSSLEKLVLALTMTSTKLRHYFESHKIHVMINFPLRMVLSKPELTGWMAKWSIRLSSYDISYDARTAIKSQALADFVVDFSQTQLTQAEEELKQVTSQVEIQPWTLYIDGASNVNGTGLGLVLKLRQGDIMAYSICCELNATNNEAEYEALIIGLITVKDLKVRYNDVNCDSLLIVNHVNGSYEAKDNKMITYLDIVKLLQCSCDTFHIRQVPREQNTQADALAGLRAVFKDFDVENVPTLHINKPANERMLEVSEVNATNINLDNSEDGWIKVCKDYLQHGKQPDSSNDARVLRRKASRFTILDDVLFKKSATGTLRRCIEKNEAGMVLRDVHEGDCGNHNNGRNLSLKILRMGYYWPTLRRDALDYTKKCDACQRHAPIGHQPSEFLHPSIPSWSFMKWGMDIMGKMPPAPG